The Vigna unguiculata cultivar IT97K-499-35 chromosome 11, ASM411807v1, whole genome shotgun sequence genomic sequence ctaagcgagagagTATCAGAATTTTTACCCAAGTTCTGCTTCGAGTGGTCGCTCAGGTGACAAACCTTTGTTTTGAGCGATGAGTAATCTCGCTGAGGCGAGGAGGTCTCAACTAAGCAAGAATTCACAGAACCCTTACTGTCCcacctctctcgcctgagcgaaaacttTCAGCCTGAGCGAAATTGGGGCGGGTTTCGTGCTCTAGTTTTCTTTACTTCTCTAATGTGGTTGTTTGTCTGCATGATAGAGTGTTTTACCTTAAACACATGAAGTATGATGCCATGTAGGttgtatgagattaaatgagaatgaaattttgttatattgagtatgaaatggaaaacatgacttgTTTGGTTGGTGGTGGATTGGCATGAAAATTGAATGCTTGAGATGGCATGTGGAATTTGTTGGTAGAAGAGTCTCAAGagaaactcttggtgatggtgtggttagtgtataccttgatataggagatgtctatattaaggaaggtatcctgaactctaataatcattcacactctactctaataatcattcacactcatataaagtaaaatgatttatgtggtgagagtagtaaaAGGTCCTAATCTTGGGACGTATTGTGCCTAAAACATTAGAGAATTAACCCTGGGTGTGGTTGGATGATAACCCTATATATCTAGACTCTACAAAGTTTAAAAACTAAcgcataaaaattgaaattatgattGTGGAAACCTtttcacatatatttttttattttcttattaaagtttgaatttaGTTAGTAAAAGCAATCCTACTTAAgttttttccttcattttcaaACGACATGATGATTTGTTTTGATAAATGGAATATGTGAAATTTGAAGATATATGAATTCATGAAGGGGATTATTAATTTGTGGTTgatattattatgatatgtATAAGAACATCATTGATGCTAAAAATCattgataaattatttgttgTTATCATTTGGTCCGATTCTTGGGTTAAATATCATTCAAGTGACAAGTTATATGTTCCAAAATATGTAAGTAATATGTAATTATTGCACTTAACGCCATATGACTCAGTTATGAGAGAAAAATTAAGATAACTTGTTCTCTTCTAGAACATATTGTTCAAGAATCATACAAGTTGCTTGAGCAATATAACTTATGACTTAAGCGTTGTTCTAAAAAATTAAGTGTAGCGGAGACAATGTACACATATCTTGAACACTTGAGTGCCGGTGGAAGCTCAAGTATTCAATGATGCTCATTTTTGAGAAGTGGTTGTCACTCAAGCATAGACAAAAACACTTTTGGGATGAGATGATCAATTAAGCAAGGAGAACAAGAGGGGTTGTTTTTTTACTCATATAACAAGATTATTGCTCAAGCAAGATAGTCAATGGCTTGCTTGTGACGAAGCAAAAGGTTGCTTAAGAGAACAACTCAAGCTATGTTTACTTGCAACATTTCCTCCTTTAATTTACTTGCAACATCTATTGTAACAACAAAGTGGAGAACATCTAAGGATAATCTTAAAAAGCAGGATTAAGGTTGTAACgaacatatatttatttcagTAAGATTAATGTCAAACTATTTGACctcaaatacatttaaaataatcaacTTGTACATGAAAATATTAGTGTCGGTTAAAGATGAAAAATGTTCTTATTTGAATAAACTATATATTCTAAAAAGTTTACCCTTTGAATGAGCAAGAATAAAATCAATACTCCCAGTTTGTTTTCTACAAATATACATGAAAAAAGATGGTGAAGCTGAAGCAAGGAAACTCATTATATTCTGAGGAAAAATTCCATCATAATACCAAAATAGTCTTTTGCCTTTCCATTTAATACCAAACTTTACTTCAGAAACAATTTTCTGTCTTTTTCTATTACAGTACGACTTTCTAGCATGCACAGGCTGGGGccagacaaaaaaaaatgattgattacataaaatataatttatggtAGTTATTGTATGAAATTGGTTGAGTGCGTCCTACATACATGAGATATCTCCAATAAGAGAGCATGAAGGAAAAtacaagtataaaaaaacaatgcTCCAGCAAACTGATTATGATATAAAACCAAAATGTATCCCTAGTTTGTCTGTTTCTGTGGTATAAAGATGAGGCACATGCAGAGGAAGGAAAAGTCTAGATAATAATAACAACGAGGGCAACAAATGCTTCTTTGGGTTGGTGCTTTTCACCCTTTATCATTAAAAGCGCATAGAATAAGAACATGATACCTGCTTTATTCCACGTGACATCAGAATcagaatttataaagttgttccAGCTCATTGCGGTTCTTGATAGTATCTTGTCAGAACAGGTGTTTTACTCTGCATCTTTAGAGACCGTGGAAATTGTTAGGGTAGCCATTTTCTTGGTAGCTATTATGCAAAAAAATGGACCTAAAAAGCATTGTGCTTGTTGGTGGTCAATGTATACAAAGATAAACATGAGTAAGTTTCTACTTCTGAACATCAAATTCTTtcaccaaaaaataaataaacatttgttATCCTCTGCTACTATCATGCCTAGATGAGCCACAATTTCTTAAAGTTTGAGATTCCTTCAAGACTGCCTCTctataatatcataaaatacCAAGACTCAATCAAGGGGAAAAAAAATCAGGGTTTTCAACTGTACATAAATGCaagctaaaattaattttagatggTCTTGCTCTCATCATGGTTTCCAATTCCTAAGCTCTTCCTTTTGCACCAACAAAGGTACTCGGGAATTGGCCCATCATCTCCAATAACCCAGCTATCTTCCGCAACATCACCCAAAGTCATCCTTAGTCTTGGATCTGCAGATTTCAAATGTACCTTAATcattaacaaagaaaatataatcaCGTGACATGACAGAAATACAGAACGTTATGCATACCTTTCAAAAGTAAGCCTTCTATCAAGTTCTTCAATGGCGGATTCAAATCATTGGGGAGTACCAAAGGATTATTGACTATctggattaaaaaaaaaaacagcatgATAAGTTTGTAATATAGGTgctgattaaaaaaattgtgatgtAGGCACCAGTCAACATGAATGTCATGTACAATATCAGGTGAAAAAgttaagaatttttttacaGGAAAGGTGAGAACTTGCGAAAAGTAACATTTTTGTTGTGATTATAAGTCTGTGTAATTCTTACTTTGTCGTATGTATCTTGAAGTGTGTCTCCAAGAAAAGGGTATTCCCCCAATATCATACAGTATAAAGTAACTCCTACTGCCCAGGTGTCAGCAGCTTTACCACCATAGGTCAGACCTACAAACATAACCAGACACAACAGCAGTGAGAGCCCGTACTTCAACTACATATCAATAGAACCTTGCAGGCTTGAAAACTAAAACCAACCTAAAATACATTCTGGTGCAGTGAAAACAGGAGTGCCAGGTGATCGACGAAGCTCATCCTTATTATCCTGCAAAATGAAACGGTCAAAGTTTGTTGTAAAAAAAGTAACGGAGAACACAGATATAGAGTTTAGTCTTATATACTAAAAAAAGTAACTAGGATAAGATGTGAATGATCCAATTGAGAACAGCAGATATAGAGTTTAGtcttaaatactaaaattttttcTCCGTTGTATTTTCCTTAGTCATAGAAGATTAGCTGGCTTTTGCCTGAACAAAACTCTGCCTCTGTATGGTAGCATTAGTCTGTTTGAATTAGGGGAAAAGCATTGTTTTTTCTCTATATATGCTCATCATTAGTGGGATATGGCAACAGACTAGGGTGATGCAACCTCCAACCACAACGGGGGCATGGTTGCTTCACTTTTCCATGTGATGGGGAGTTAGAAAAGCATGGCCACCAAAATCACTTCTGGTATTCTACACCGAAAAATTTCAGAGCCAATGTCATTTAATGCGATGAGAGTTTGTATTCTACCCTGGAAAATAACCTCTTTTACCCTGTgctttatttaattagttatatGCTTTTGATGGATATTTTTGTGATTCCCTCATTTAACACACAAAAGAGCACAGAGGGTGTTTGTTTCACgtcattttctttaatttctgcGGATGTGAAGATTAGAATAGATATTTTCATGATTGTTAGGAAGTTATGAAAATATATCCCCAGATATATGCATTCCCAGGAAATTAATATTCTCATGAATGTGCAGATTAGAATCAATATTCTCATTTTCAACCAGCACGATGATCAAGACAACCCCACCCTGCAACTGAAAATAGCTTTCAATACTCCAGTATCAAACAGAAACACATGAACGACCCCCATGCCCCTTCAGGCAGTGCGCCACTTTCTGCAGTACTTTTGCACAAGAAACAGCGCATCAGAGCCATTGTACTTGCACTGGAAGATCCAGTGACTCCACTGCAAATTGAACTACTTCACATGGCTGTATTAAGGATTATCAAGATCCTCCACCTTATCGTGCTCCTGTGGTGGCTTCATGGCACTGCCATACTCGACCTCCATTGTTGTCATCAGTTAATATCTTTGGGATAGTGGCTATTCCCACTATAGGGTTCATAATGATAACCACGTTCAAAAATTACAGAAACCATTACATGTTCCATATAAGCTTCTAGGACTTCCCAAGTCCTAACCCATTCAATGTTGCCAACATCTCTAACAAGATGTGTGCCTGACACATGTGATGTGcaaaaagaatatgaaaaaagtCAGTTGGTTAGTTAGAGAGCTATTGTTGGTTTGGATTTTATAGCTGTATCATGTTGGGTTCTTTCTTACAAAAAAACTATGGTTACTGCACATCATAGACAAATTGAAACAATAACAAGTGCAGTGTGGTGAACAACTCTTTGATCTCTCTCTTTCTGTCTCTGTCTTATCTGTTCTATTATTCTTCTATCTTTACCTCTTTCCCACCTAAATTCTATATCATTATCTAAACTCAGTAGGCCAGAATCAATTATATCATTGATGATCAACTAATCACCTATAGGGGAAATCAAGAGTTCCTATGCCTTGACACTAGCAAACTTCTTTATTACAATTTgtgataaatttgtttaatgaaGTCATTACTTTAATCTCAACTATTGATGAGCGCATTAATCAACTTTCATCCTTTACTGTAACCACATTTAAAGTTTCACACATGTGCAATCCTATTTCAGTTTCCCCTAAAAGAAAAGTTTCACATGTTgcaattgaagaaaaactaaTGGCTAGTAAACTCAACAGCTTTGATGTTATTTTAAGTAATCAAATTTGCATTTGGAGACCGTAACAGTATTACCTCAACAGCCTGGCTGACACTGAAATCCCCAATCTTCACAGTACCATGACGAGTAATCAACAGATTATCCGGTTTAATATCCCCATGTACTATGTTCTGCttttccagaaaaaaaatcagtaaattGATCAAACtactttaaacatatttgaaaataagGATATGAGCATCTAAGATAAATGGtgtcattttataatttcttttctttgtttaacATGAAGACCATCATATATTgctatttatatgaaaaaactgtgagaaagagagagagagagagagagagagagagagagttaaTTAGTATGAAGCACACAATGATAGATAGAGAAATATTACATGAGCATGAAGATATGTTAATCCAGAAACAATATCACGCAAGTATCTCCTAGCAGTCTCTTCGCCTAAGCCACATGCGGGACCTGTACCCTCACAGACCCATTTGCCTTCTACGTATTCAAGTACTGTATGAGAAAAATCAGCAGTCAAGCATATGACTTCAACTGTATTATTTATCTTCATTTCAACTCAAATACACATAAATTTTAGTAAATCATTAAATaagaaaaccaagaagaaaCTAGTCCTCAGTACCCATATAGAAGTTATCCGACTCTGGGTCATCAATCACCTCAATGAGATTGACTATATTAGGATGTTCCACCATTTTCATAATGAGAAcctggaaaaagaaaaataatattggtCTTTTAACATACTATAGGGGCATCAACAGCTAAAGCAGATAGATTTAGAAAACATAGTTTATCATAAATACCAAACCGGGAAGCATAATAAGCTGAAAAGCATGCAACGGAATTTTCCAGAAAATGGGAGGTACAAATTTTACCAAAGAAAGAATGTGGGTACTTtctaaaagtaaataaatggGCAGTACAGTCTAAAGAGAACCACAAATAAAAACAGATGGCCCATGAGGTAAAACCATATAGAGGCATGCATGAGGGaattatataatgtatttaCCAAAATTGAAcatattcatgttttatttccAGCTCAGAGTTCAGACTGAAAACCAAAGATACGAAGAAATATACCTCTCGTAGTACATCAGTCATGGCAGTTTCCGAGGGTGCAACTCGAAGCTTCAGTAAATGAGATTTATGAAAGGCCTTCAATTGAAAAGATATCAGGCTCATCAAACGACAAAAAACACCAATATCTTCATAATTATTGGAACATTTAATACATGTTAAAGTCCAGTATAAAAAACTAAGCCCATATGGTAATGTTTCCTACAGTAATGAATAATCTGTCTACCAACACCAAAATTTTTCCTTACCTTGATTGCATAATGCTTTCCATCCACAGAGCTACGATAAAGAGCCTGTAATGCATGTAAGAAAGAGGCTCAGGAAAATTGTCTTCATTGAGACTGGAAAAGTAATCAAGTACCATGAATACTACACTCACCACTTttccgtagctaccagaaccaATCTTATACTCACGAATATACTCATTTATCATCTTGTTCCCATTTTCATCCTGAAAATAAAAGTTCAATATGACTTCCAAGTTCTGAGAGAAAATATATCCACAACAACGGAGAAGTGTTTCGTCAATACTAGTAAATCTTCAAATAGCCATTATGACTGACAGAGGTGTAAACTTCATTGCAAGATTAATATAAACCAAGAACTTATGGGTACAAATGAAGAAGCaaataacacaataatagaaaaaataacccAAGACATTTCAAATATTCAGCCACAACTTCATGTCTAACACTGAAAATGGTGtatgtatgatataaaaattacattctTTGACATGTAGCATTCCATTAAAAATCTATAATAgttcattttctatttaaattaaatac encodes the following:
- the LOC114169265 gene encoding serine/threonine-protein kinase GRIK1-like, which produces MFEKTLSFACVMGCCSCFGFIRTSNRQRQRSKPAINNNLYQEPLLDVDDDVEDEEGEHLYNDEVGNTSGDDAGEETRPKRSEEILNMRVENDMVCRQFPVKDTHKVVRMEDENGNKMINEYIREYKIGSGSYGKVALYRSSVDGKHYAIKAFHKSHLLKLRVAPSETAMTDVLREVLIMKMVEHPNIVNLIEVIDDPESDNFYMVLEYVEGKWVCEGTGPACGLGEETARRYLRDIVSGLTYLHAHNIVHGDIKPDNLLITRHGTVKIGDFSVSQAVEDNKDELRRSPGTPVFTAPECILGLTYGGKAADTWAVGVTLYCMILGEYPFLGDTLQDTYDKIVNNPLVLPNDLNPPLKNLIEGLLLKDPRLRMTLGDVAEDSWVIGDDGPIPEYLCWCKRKSLGIGNHDESKTI